AGTAGATTAGACAAATACATGATTGGTTAGTtgattattttcagtttttttacaTGCAAAAGGCACATCCTTGTTGCTAGAGGTAAGCAACATATTTGCTGTTGATATCCATCAATAAGAATTAAGAAGGCAGCACATGGTTTTGTTCCAAGTCTCATGTTCCAAATATCATCTAGAATCACCTACTCAAGCACTTGTTCTTGTGCTGAACTCGACCAAGTCTCTCAGTGACCTGTTCATCTCTCAACCCTCGAATTTCTTCCTTCTGCTTATTAGATGATGAGAGAAGACTAATTAGAAATTCTTCCCAAACGTATCTTTTTTGACATTGTTACTAGACATATACTCAAGTGGGGCACTTCAAATGATCCTTGACGCTTGCCGCTGGTGATCATAAAAcatcttaattattgaattaaagtACAAATGAATGgagatttaaataaaattgataaacatCAGTAatagattaaaaagaaaaataaaaagaaaaaagtgaagaacAAAAAAGGTGATTACAATTATTAAGATTTTGTGTAAATCCTAAAAATTGATAATGTATTAGAGTTTAAGTTGATAATAACAATTAAACTTCTATTTTATCCAAAACATTGATAACAATTATTAAGATTTTGtgcacattaaaaaaattgataaagtattagagtttaagggttttttttttttttgaggaaatattAGAGTTTAAGTTGATAATAACAATTAAGTTTCtatattatcctttttttttttttttttgcaatttgggGCAATCATTTGGCATAACCATGGCTTTTAgccccaacttttattatatctatactatttataagaggATTCCCTTTTTTCAACTGgatttttatgtggttcaaaaatactctTACTAATGAAGGGTAACTTCATGTAGAAAtagggtcataaatgtcaaataacaaatttcattttgaattcaaaaagagaatttttaaaatttaggattttttttttctttatgttcagaggctagtatatatatatgcccGTGCGATGTACGgcttaatcaaaattcatatgtaaatagtttttttattcatttacttaaaattagataatagaatagataataaaaatatttaaatattttacttttaagttatataataaattcatattgTGTGAAACTAAGGTATTAtgaaatacatatatatatatatatataataagtaataacttattaaaagagtgcaataaatatgtttattttcaGAATGCATAAGAtggtttattctttttttttttttggtatattattttttgtcaatatcatgaaacaaaatttatatgcttttcttcaaacttgcgtggatttgaatttgtcatttacttttctacaaaatttatcattattttatatatatatatatatattagttttttttttgggttactttatcctaaattttttttaacttaaattagatttttttaatcaagTTTACGTTAATGTTAATACATATTAGCTATCATTTGATACTttatccacacacaaaaaaaacaacaattaacacttaaattaggctaaaagtaaaattgttactttataaaaaaattgatacaatacttattgttactttatttgAATAAGtcgataagaacaaataaaataagagtcTTACTTAAACTTAAACATATTTGTTAaatggattagatgaagaatttggattataGTGAAATTAAGATTGAATAAGAATTAGATGGATTAGATAAATAATTTgtattgtaatcaaattaaaatttttatcaacttagaaattgtaggagaagaaaaattatatatatatatatatatatttaaaatctaaatttgtcattatttaaaatatataagttttttttttttgggttactttatcctaattttttttttgttttgacctaaattagatttttttaattaagtttacAATAATGTTAATACATATTAGCTATCATTTGATACTttatccacacacaaaaaaaacaacaattaacgtttaaattaggctaaaagtaaaattgttactttataaaaaaaaaaaaaaatttgatacaaTACTTATTGTTACTTTTTCCAAATAAGTcaataagaacaaatagaaTAAGAGTTTTACTTAAACTTAAACTTATTTGTTAaatggattagatgaagaatttggattgtaatcaaattaggATTGAATAAGAATTAgatggattagatgaagaatttggattgtaatcaaattaaaatttttatcaacttagaaattataggagaagaaaaattatatatattttaaaaaaatctaaaaaattttatgCAATTAAAGATGCATTAGAGCATGTagtgtagtaattaaaaaaaaaaagttgttgcctttttttataatacactacacataaaaaataaggattagatgaagaatttggattgtaatcaaattaagattaaataaggattagatggattatatgaagaatttggattgtaatcaaattaagatttttatcaacttagagattataagagaagaaaaattatatataatttttaaatctaaaaatctaaataaaattttgcaatttggtCAAGTCATTTGGCACAACCAcaatttttaaatctaaaaatctaaaaaaaaaaattgtaatatggTGAAGCCACTTGGCGCAACAATGGCgattaaacccaacttttattatatagtatatgatatgatatgatatatatatatatatatatatatattttttttttttgagatttctCCCTCCCTTAGGCACCTAAGGGCttgcttttctcttttttggctCTACTCTTTACATCTGGACATGGTTGAGGATGTGATCAATGGGTTGGAGAATATGAGATTGATGACGGAGGAGGAAGAAGTGATTACAATATTGGATGAAGGTCGGAAGGAGGAAATTGAGGGATGTGCCTTGAGTCTGATTGGTAAGTTCCTTACTTGCAAGCCATTCAATAAGCGTGCAGCCCATAACACGTTGAGACGAGCTTGGGGCTTGGAGAAGGATATACAGATTGTGGAAGTGGGATCCAATCTTTTCCAGTTTAAGTTTAGTAGAGAATTTGATTTGGATAGAGTTCTCAGAGGGGGTCCTTGGTCGTTTGACAATCAAGTGCTTTTGCTTCGTAGATGGCACAAGGGTATGACGGCGACAAATGTCAAGTTTGAATCAGTGACTCTTTGGGTTCAGATCTGGGGGGCACCTTTTGATATGTCATCACCTAAGGTTGCGTCTGAGATTGGGCGTCGTTTGGGGGAAGTGGTGGATGTAGAAAAGAGAAGGAGTTTGGAGTCTCAGAACTTGTTTATGCGGGTCAAGGTGGCACTTCCATTATCTAAACCACTGCGACGGGGAGGTTTCATTGGAGGATCAGATGGGTAAAGGAGTTGGGTGGATTACAGATACGAACGTCTTCCATTATTCTGCCATTACTATGGTCTATTGGGTCATGATCTCAAACACTGCGTTGAATACTTTGCATGTTGTAGGAATGGGGAAGAGGTTGCCTGTTAGTACGGAGAGTGGCTAAAGCCCACAGGTGGTCGCTCTCGCTCACCACCGAGAAAGGGTTCAACCACGACTTTGCAACAACCAAACGTTGAGCAGGTGGTCATAGAAGGGACTGATACACACAGTGGGCTGTTCAGTTCAAAGATGACGGCAGAGGGGAACGTATCCATAAAGGAAAACCCTAATGTGGAGGAAAGTCATGCATTAGGAAATAACGCAAGTCCAGGAACATCTACGGACTGTATGGTGCGCGTTACAGAGAGTGAAGGATCAGTTACAGATTGCATGGGTCTAATTAAATCGATGAATAACACATAGGATTGAAATTTAAATAGGGTTAACGAATCACATGACGTGGCTATGCACCATATGGATGTGATAAAGCCATTACCTGATGGAGGTAACGTGGGAAATAAAGAGCAGGTTGGGCCTCaggttttaaaaacaaaacacacttGGACAAGGGTGACACGGATGAAGGTTGGGCCGAGAACAGAAGTAAAGGAAACAAGCCCAATAAAGTTAAGGAAGAGAGGGATGGAGGAAGACCATTTTGAGTAGGATACAGAGGCTGTAAAGAAGGGAGGGAAATGTGGGAAATTCCAAGAAGAGACTTTGAAGATTGAAGCGGCGGGGGAACAAGAGCACCTTTGTCGAGCACAATGAGGCTCCTAAGCtggaactgccaagggcttgggGAACTCTTGGGTAGTTCGCAGCCTTCATAAGTTGGTGAAGGATCAAGCTCCCACagctagggatggcaattttacCCCGCCCCACCCCGCATGGGTTTTCCTCGCCctgcaaaggtggtggggcagGGATGGGGCAATATTTTGTCCCCGCACCTCGGGGCGGGGGGTTTAGTATTTTTATCCCCACCCCGCACTAATAAGGactataattgtaaatttagtaAACCCTAAATCACTAATATTTAAAGTGAAACACAAGATattagataaaatatttttttattctaaaccAACTGTTATTGCCGCTGACCCTTCTCCCTTCTCTATAGCCTATacacatttttc
This genomic stretch from Quercus robur chromosome 4, dhQueRobu3.1, whole genome shotgun sequence harbors:
- the LOC126721273 gene encoding uncharacterized protein LOC126721273, with translation MVEDVINGLENMRLMTEEEEVITILDEGRKEEIEGCALSLIGKFLTCKPFNKRAAHNTLRRAWGLEKDIQIVEVGSNLFQFKFSREFDLDRVLRGGPWSFDNQVLLLRRWHKGMTATNVKFESVTLWVQIWGAPFDMSSPKVASEIGRRLGEVVDVEKRRSLESQNLFMRVKVALPLSKPLRRGGFIGGSDG